A section of the Verrucomicrobiia bacterium genome encodes:
- a CDS encoding Hsp20/alpha crystallin family protein, with translation MKTAGNGVAWVPNVDVFAHDEGIVVKAELAGIRREDLSLTVDGNRLRIKGIRRDCPRAPGSRFLMLEIEYGAFEAAVELPLGTDMASARAVYLNGFLRVEFGRLGETAGGPQRIEVA, from the coding sequence ATGAAGACGGCAGGCAATGGCGTGGCTTGGGTCCCGAACGTGGATGTGTTTGCGCACGACGAAGGAATCGTCGTGAAGGCGGAGCTGGCGGGAATCCGGCGTGAGGACCTGTCCTTGACCGTCGATGGGAATCGTTTGCGCATCAAGGGCATACGACGGGATTGTCCGCGGGCCCCCGGCTCGCGTTTCCTGATGTTGGAGATCGAATACGGGGCGTTTGAGGCGGCGGTGGAGTTGCCTTTGGGCACGGACATGGCGAGCGCGCGGGCGGTGTACCTGAACGGGTTTTTGCGGGTGGAGTTTGGGCGATTGGGGGAGACGGCGGGAGGGCCGCAGCGGATTGAGGTGGCCTGA
- a CDS encoding Gfo/Idh/MocA family oxidoreductase: MSVRMHRRSFFKTTAVASAALALPAVSWNRVYGANDALRVAVVGFKGRGNDHINSFLRIPGVRVAALCDCDQRVLDGAVSKLKEQGHDVKGYLDVRDCIADKDIDIISTATPNHWHALISVWACQANKDVYLEKPVSHNVWEGRKAVEAARKYRRIVQTGTQSRSSHAIQEAVDWVAAGNIGKIKVARGLCYKARASIGKVDGPQPIPEHIDYNLWCGPAPMSPLMRQNLHYDWHWVFETGNGDLGNQGIHQMDIARWFLGEMELSPVVLSVGGRLGYVDDGDTPNTQVAYHGYAKAPLIFEVRGLPKDKAGQAEWGRNMDRYRGGSVAVVVECEGGHVLVPNYNSAIAYDKDGTELKRWNGTRNHYENFIAAVRSRQVEDLTADILEGHLSSALCHTGNISHQLGKEQSVGAIREQIREHASLEEAYDRMVEHLQANEVDLDADRITLGVGLRMDPSSERFRGNREANRLLTREYRAPFVVPEVV; encoded by the coding sequence ATGAGTGTACGCATGCATCGTCGATCGTTTTTCAAGACCACGGCCGTGGCATCCGCCGCCCTGGCCCTGCCTGCCGTTTCCTGGAACCGGGTTTACGGAGCCAACGACGCCCTGAGGGTGGCGGTGGTCGGGTTCAAGGGGCGCGGCAACGACCACATCAACAGTTTCCTGAGGATTCCCGGGGTGCGGGTGGCGGCCTTGTGCGACTGCGACCAGCGGGTGCTGGATGGCGCGGTGTCGAAACTCAAGGAGCAGGGACACGACGTGAAGGGGTATCTGGACGTTCGGGACTGCATTGCGGACAAGGACATCGACATCATCTCGACGGCGACGCCGAACCACTGGCATGCGCTGATCTCGGTTTGGGCGTGCCAGGCGAACAAGGACGTGTACCTGGAGAAGCCGGTGTCCCACAACGTGTGGGAGGGGCGGAAGGCGGTGGAAGCGGCGCGGAAATACAGGCGGATTGTACAGACCGGGACGCAGAGCAGGTCGAGCCACGCGATTCAGGAGGCGGTGGACTGGGTGGCGGCGGGGAACATTGGGAAGATCAAGGTGGCTCGGGGGCTGTGTTACAAGGCGCGCGCGAGCATCGGCAAGGTGGACGGGCCGCAGCCGATTCCGGAGCACATCGACTACAATCTGTGGTGCGGGCCGGCCCCGATGTCGCCGTTGATGCGGCAGAACCTTCACTACGACTGGCACTGGGTCTTCGAGACCGGCAATGGGGATCTGGGCAACCAGGGGATCCACCAGATGGACATTGCGCGATGGTTCCTGGGCGAGATGGAGTTGTCTCCGGTGGTGCTGAGCGTGGGGGGGCGGCTGGGGTACGTGGACGACGGGGACACGCCCAACACCCAGGTGGCGTACCACGGGTATGCCAAGGCGCCGCTGATCTTTGAGGTGAGAGGTTTGCCGAAGGACAAGGCGGGTCAGGCGGAGTGGGGGCGCAATATGGACCGGTACCGGGGCGGTTCGGTGGCGGTGGTGGTCGAGTGCGAGGGAGGACATGTGCTGGTGCCGAACTACAACAGCGCGATTGCCTACGACAAGGATGGCACCGAATTGAAGCGATGGAACGGGACCCGCAACCACTACGAGAACTTCATTGCGGCGGTGCGGAGCCGGCAGGTGGAGGACCTGACCGCGGACATTCTGGAGGGTCACCTTTCGAGTGCGCTTTGCCATACCGGCAACATCTCGCACCAACTTGGGAAGGAGCAGTCGGTGGGCGCGATCCGGGAGCAGATTCGGGAACATGCCTCCTTGGAGGAGGCCTATGACCGGATGGTGGAGCACCTGCAGGCGAACGAGGTGGATCTCGATGCGGATCGGATCACGCTGGGCGTCGGGTTGCGGATGGATCCGTCGAGCGAGCGGTTCCGGGGGAATCGCGAGGCGAACCGGTTGCTGACCCGGGAATATCGCGCGCCGTTCGTGGTGCCCGAGGTGGTGTAA